Proteins from a genomic interval of Ralstonia wenshanensis:
- the argC gene encoding N-acetyl-gamma-glutamyl-phosphate reductase, with protein MSTPLVFIDGDQGTTGLQIHERLRGRVERQDLKLLTLPADARKDAQRRAEAINACDIAILCLPDAAAREAVAAIVNPAVRVIDASSAHRTTPGWVYGFPEMSEGQARRVAAASRVTNPGCYPTGAIGLLRPLVRAGLVPADYPISMHAVSGYSGGGRATVETYEGPDAAKALPFQVYGLGLAHKHTPEIQLHAGLTQRPIFVPAYGAYRQGIVLTVPLELRLLNAGVDAAALYACLADHYAGAQHVEVMPLQAPSALPNLDPQALNGTNDMRLGVFANDHGQVLLTAVFDNLGKGASGAAVQNLDLMLAQ; from the coding sequence ATGTCCACGCCCCTCGTCTTCATCGATGGCGACCAAGGCACCACCGGTTTGCAGATTCACGAGCGCCTGCGCGGCCGTGTCGAGCGTCAGGACCTGAAGCTGCTGACGCTTCCCGCCGACGCGCGCAAAGACGCGCAACGCCGTGCCGAGGCCATCAACGCCTGCGATATCGCCATCCTGTGTCTGCCTGATGCGGCCGCGCGCGAGGCGGTCGCGGCCATCGTCAACCCGGCCGTGCGCGTGATCGACGCCAGCTCCGCGCATCGCACCACGCCGGGCTGGGTGTACGGCTTTCCGGAGATGAGCGAAGGGCAAGCCCGACGTGTTGCCGCAGCGTCGCGCGTGACCAACCCGGGCTGCTACCCGACCGGCGCGATCGGGCTGCTCCGCCCGCTCGTGCGAGCCGGCCTCGTACCGGCGGATTACCCGATCAGCATGCATGCCGTGTCCGGCTATTCGGGCGGCGGCCGCGCTACAGTCGAAACCTACGAGGGGCCGGATGCGGCAAAGGCATTGCCGTTCCAGGTGTATGGGCTGGGTTTGGCGCACAAGCACACGCCGGAAATCCAACTGCACGCGGGGCTCACGCAGCGGCCGATTTTCGTCCCGGCCTACGGCGCGTATCGCCAGGGCATTGTGCTGACGGTGCCGCTGGAGCTGCGTCTGCTCAACGCCGGCGTGGATGCGGCTGCGCTGTACGCATGTCTGGCCGACCACTACGCTGGCGCGCAGCATGTGGAAGTGATGCCGCTGCAGGCGCCGTCCGCTTTGCCGAATCTGGACCCGCAGGCGCTCAACGGCACCAACGACATGCGGCTGGGCGTGTTCGCCAACGACCACGGTCAGGTCTTGCTCACGGCAGTGTTCGACAACCTCGGCAAGGGCGCCTCAGGCGCGGCGGTCCAGAACCTCGATCTGATGCTGGCGCAGTAG
- a CDS encoding DMT family transporter: protein MRSMQAALAGSGATVLFVLLWSSGAIFAEIGVQHVPAFAFLVGRFALASLVLAGLGLRRGQWWPAPGSRLKVASTGALLTGGYSICYLLALDRGLTPGLLATVLGVQPLLTLLVTERTWSAPRMAGLVLALGGLSLVVGGADAHQVPMAGLGYALAALFSMTVGAICQKRLNQSPIATLPLQNAVSLVLCVGVSIAQPVQSLAFTPNLPGIAALLWMGVVMSVGAQLLFYRLMQRGNLVNVTSLFYLVPVVTALLDDLVFGHRMAPVAMAGMAMILVGLAAAFRAIR, encoded by the coding sequence ATGCGTTCCATGCAAGCCGCGCTGGCAGGGTCCGGCGCGACGGTTCTATTCGTGCTGCTGTGGAGCAGCGGCGCAATCTTTGCGGAGATCGGGGTGCAGCATGTCCCGGCGTTCGCGTTTCTGGTCGGGCGCTTTGCGCTCGCGTCTTTGGTGCTGGCGGGCCTAGGCCTGCGGCGCGGGCAGTGGTGGCCGGCGCCGGGTTCACGGCTGAAGGTGGCCAGCACCGGTGCATTGCTGACCGGCGGGTACTCAATCTGCTATCTGCTCGCGCTGGACCGCGGCCTCACGCCCGGGCTGCTGGCCACGGTGCTTGGCGTGCAGCCGCTGCTGACGCTTCTGGTAACTGAACGTACCTGGTCCGCACCGCGCATGGCCGGCCTCGTGCTTGCGCTGGGCGGCCTTTCGCTGGTGGTCGGCGGGGCCGATGCGCACCAGGTGCCGATGGCTGGTCTCGGCTATGCGCTGGCCGCGCTCTTCAGCATGACGGTGGGCGCCATCTGCCAGAAGCGGCTGAACCAGTCGCCCATCGCTACGCTGCCGCTGCAGAACGCAGTGAGCCTCGTGCTGTGTGTGGGGGTTTCCATCGCGCAGCCCGTGCAATCACTGGCATTCACGCCGAACCTGCCGGGCATCGCCGCCTTGTTGTGGATGGGCGTGGTGATGTCGGTAGGGGCGCAGTTGCTGTTCTACCGGCTTATGCAGCGCGGTAACCTCGTCAACGTGACGAGCCTGTTCTACCTCGTGCCGGTGGTCACGGCGCTGCTGGATGACCTCGTGTTCGGGCATCGCATGGCCCCCGTCGCAATGGCCGGGATGGCGATGATTCTGGTGGGGTTGGCGGCGGCATTTCGGGCGATCCGCTGA
- a CDS encoding nickel/cobalt efflux protein RcnA — protein MTAFTTLLQQGNAWLFVPSAILLGALHGLEPGHSKTMMAAFIVAIRGTLTQAVLLGLSATVSHTAVVWAVAMAGLYFGRNWNAETTEPYFQMVSAVLIVAVAAWMMWRTWRSTHAAHDHHHDHHHHDHDHAHGHDDVQRIDTGHGIVQLAIFEDGVPPRFRLTREGTRGTAWSAEQVQIVTERPDGSRQTFRFVQRDGFLESEQSIPEPHAFVARLSLGHEHHRHDYDVTFTEHDHDHDHDHGRSHGGLDVSSAEYQDAHERAHANDIRRRFANREVTTGQIIVFGLTGGLIPCPASITVLLLCLQLKKITLGAALVLCFSIGLALTLVASGALAALSVKHVSRRWGGFGEFARKAPYLSGVLIALVGLYVGWQGVHGLMQLP, from the coding sequence ATGACCGCGTTCACCACCCTGCTGCAGCAAGGCAATGCCTGGCTGTTCGTTCCCAGTGCGATCCTGCTGGGTGCGCTTCATGGCCTGGAGCCTGGGCATTCCAAGACGATGATGGCGGCGTTCATCGTCGCCATCCGCGGCACGCTCACGCAGGCGGTGTTGCTGGGGCTATCGGCCACGGTGTCGCACACGGCGGTGGTGTGGGCGGTGGCCATGGCGGGCCTGTACTTCGGCCGCAACTGGAACGCAGAAACCACCGAGCCGTATTTTCAGATGGTGTCTGCCGTGCTGATCGTGGCCGTGGCCGCGTGGATGATGTGGCGCACCTGGCGCAGCACGCACGCGGCGCACGATCACCACCACGACCATCATCACCATGATCACGATCACGCTCACGGCCATGACGATGTCCAGCGCATCGACACCGGCCACGGCATCGTGCAGCTGGCCATCTTCGAAGATGGCGTACCGCCGCGCTTCCGGCTAACGCGGGAAGGCACGCGCGGCACCGCATGGTCGGCCGAGCAGGTGCAGATCGTGACCGAGCGCCCCGACGGCAGTCGGCAGACTTTCCGCTTCGTCCAGCGCGACGGCTTTCTGGAATCGGAGCAATCCATTCCCGAGCCGCACGCCTTTGTGGCGCGCCTGTCGCTCGGGCACGAACACCATCGGCATGACTACGACGTCACGTTCACCGAGCATGACCATGACCATGACCACGACCATGGCCGCAGCCATGGCGGGCTGGATGTGTCGTCTGCCGAATACCAGGACGCCCACGAACGCGCGCACGCCAACGACATCCGCCGCCGCTTTGCCAACCGTGAAGTGACCACAGGCCAAATCATCGTGTTCGGGCTCACGGGCGGGCTGATTCCGTGTCCGGCGTCGATCACCGTGCTGTTGTTGTGCCTGCAACTCAAGAAGATCACCCTGGGCGCGGCGCTGGTGCTGTGCTTCAGCATCGGGCTGGCACTCACGCTGGTGGCCTCGGGCGCGCTGGCTGCGCTGAGCGTGAAGCACGTCTCTCGCCGCTGGGGCGGCTTTGGTGAATTTGCGCGCAAGGCGCCGTACCTGTCAGGCGTGCTGATTGCCCTGGTGGGGCTGTACGTGGGGTGGCAAGGCGTGCACGGGCTGATGCAGCTGCCGTAG
- a CDS encoding LysR family transcriptional regulator, translating into MKIDTLGVQAFVAIAESGSFTQAADALHVTQTAITQRLRKLEAFLGVALVERTTRRTELTEIGERFLPQARRLLNELSDALTEIRETGLSQRGDITIACVPTVGVQYLPRILRAFSEHRPHDRVKILDHASASVLQAVLRREAEFGISIAGDQHPELVSVPLTSDPYVLVCRDDHPLAKRRRIRWQALQPHPLIFAGEVSGNRSLLDGALKANGVTLHSFYEVQRSSTALGLVAEGLGAAVVPRLAIQKNAYPMIRTVELVEPEVSRTLVLVTRKAAHLSPAARALYDRIVDGATSAR; encoded by the coding sequence ATGAAAATCGATACGCTCGGCGTGCAGGCATTTGTGGCGATTGCAGAGAGCGGCAGCTTTACGCAAGCCGCCGACGCACTCCACGTGACGCAGACCGCCATCACGCAGCGCCTGCGCAAGCTGGAGGCGTTTCTTGGTGTCGCGCTGGTGGAGCGCACCACGCGCCGGACCGAGCTGACGGAAATCGGCGAGCGCTTTCTGCCGCAGGCGCGCCGGCTGCTCAATGAGTTGTCCGATGCGCTCACGGAGATTCGCGAGACCGGCCTGAGCCAGCGCGGCGACATCACCATCGCCTGCGTGCCGACGGTGGGCGTGCAGTATCTGCCGCGCATCCTGCGCGCGTTCTCGGAGCACCGGCCGCATGATCGCGTGAAGATTCTCGATCACGCCTCGGCCTCCGTGCTGCAAGCCGTGCTGCGTCGTGAAGCCGAGTTCGGCATCAGCATCGCGGGCGACCAGCATCCGGAGCTCGTGAGCGTGCCGCTGACGAGCGATCCGTACGTCCTCGTCTGCCGCGATGATCACCCGCTCGCCAAGCGACGCCGCATCCGATGGCAAGCCTTGCAGCCCCACCCGCTCATCTTTGCCGGCGAGGTGAGCGGCAACCGCAGCCTGCTCGACGGCGCACTGAAGGCGAACGGCGTGACGCTGCATTCGTTCTACGAAGTGCAGCGCAGTTCAACGGCGCTCGGCTTGGTGGCTGAAGGGCTCGGCGCGGCGGTGGTGCCGCGGCTGGCGATTCAGAAGAACGCGTACCCGATGATTCGTACGGTGGAGCTGGTGGAGCCTGAAGTGTCGCGCACGCTGGTGCTCGTCACGCGCAAGGCTGCGCACCTGTCGCCCGCAGCGCGTGCGTTGTACGACCGGATCGTCGACGGGGCAACATCAGCGAGGTGA
- a CDS encoding acyl-CoA thioesterase — protein MTTTPSLSDYPLHSTDKLRYGDTDRQGHINNAVFATYLETGRVEMLFTPENPLAAPGCEFVIAQLVLDFRNEILWPGSVQIGTRVASVGRSSVKLEQAIFQNGQCAATSQSVIVQIDVATRQSSPISDSARQRLAALTATPAGAEAE, from the coding sequence ATGACGACCACGCCATCCCTTTCCGATTACCCGCTGCATTCGACCGACAAGCTCCGCTACGGCGACACCGACCGCCAGGGCCACATCAACAACGCCGTCTTCGCCACGTACCTGGAGACAGGCCGCGTCGAGATGCTCTTCACGCCAGAGAACCCGTTGGCCGCGCCCGGCTGCGAGTTCGTCATCGCGCAGCTCGTGCTCGATTTCCGCAATGAAATTCTCTGGCCGGGCTCGGTGCAGATCGGCACGCGTGTGGCGAGCGTCGGGCGCAGCTCGGTCAAGCTGGAGCAGGCGATCTTCCAGAACGGCCAATGCGCCGCCACGTCGCAATCGGTGATCGTGCAGATCGACGTTGCGACGCGCCAATCGAGCCCCATTAGCGACAGCGCCCGCCAGCGTCTTGCTGCGCTCACCGCCACGCCCGCTGGTGCCGAAGCGGAGTGA
- a CDS encoding universal stress protein, with the protein MKTLVLATDGSTYSDAAARCIADKTLFGSDVTVHVVHCMPDLSGDIKSLVGKAEVDAWYAEESTGAMASVCAILGAAGVPFERHALVGFPPERIVQHAQNAGAAAIVMGSHGRGVFVEALMGSVAGRVLAHAECPVVLVKAPKA; encoded by the coding sequence ATGAAAACCCTGGTACTGGCGACGGACGGATCGACCTACTCCGATGCGGCAGCGCGATGCATTGCCGACAAGACCCTCTTCGGCAGCGACGTGACGGTGCACGTCGTGCACTGCATGCCGGATCTCTCGGGCGACATCAAATCACTCGTCGGCAAGGCAGAGGTTGACGCCTGGTACGCGGAGGAAAGCACCGGCGCCATGGCTTCGGTCTGCGCGATCCTGGGTGCGGCCGGCGTGCCGTTCGAACGGCACGCGTTGGTGGGTTTTCCCCCGGAGCGCATCGTGCAGCACGCACAAAATGCTGGGGCCGCAGCCATCGTCATGGGCTCGCATGGGCGCGGCGTGTTCGTCGAAGCGCTGATGGGCTCGGTGGCGGGCCGGGTGCTTGCCCATGCCGAATGCCCCGTGGTGCTGGTGAAGGCGCCCAAGGCTTGA
- a CDS encoding bifunctional allantoicase/(S)-ureidoglycine aminohydrolase, producing MSKTTYYAPHGGHPPQTDLLTDRAMFTEAYAVIPKGVMRDIVTSWLPFWTQTRLWVIARPLSGFAETFSQYIVEVNPGGGSDKPEQDKNAEAVLFVVEGEAELTLQGKKHTLTPGGYAFIPPGADWTLHNVSDAAVRFHWIRKHYQVVDGIPLPEAFVTNEQDVEPIPMPGTNGAWVTTRFVDMSDMRHDMHVNIVTFEPGGVIPFAETHVMEHGLYVLEGKAVYRLNQDWVEVEAGDFMWLRAFCPQACYSGGPGRFRYLLYKDVNRHMNLTLNPSR from the coding sequence ATGTCTAAAACCACGTATTACGCGCCGCATGGCGGCCATCCGCCGCAGACGGATCTGCTGACCGATCGCGCGATGTTCACCGAGGCGTACGCGGTGATCCCCAAGGGGGTGATGCGCGACATCGTCACGAGCTGGCTGCCGTTCTGGACCCAGACGCGCCTGTGGGTGATTGCCCGTCCGCTGTCGGGCTTTGCCGAGACCTTCTCGCAGTACATCGTTGAAGTGAACCCGGGCGGCGGCAGCGACAAGCCCGAGCAGGACAAGAACGCCGAAGCGGTGCTGTTCGTCGTTGAAGGCGAAGCCGAGCTGACGCTGCAGGGCAAGAAGCACACGCTCACGCCGGGCGGCTATGCGTTCATTCCGCCGGGCGCCGACTGGACGCTGCACAACGTCAGCGATGCGGCCGTGCGCTTCCACTGGATTCGCAAGCACTACCAGGTCGTCGATGGCATTCCCCTGCCGGAAGCCTTCGTCACCAACGAACAGGACGTCGAGCCGATCCCGATGCCGGGCACCAACGGCGCCTGGGTGACGACGCGCTTTGTCGACATGAGCGATATGCGCCACGACATGCACGTCAATATCGTCACGTTCGAGCCGGGCGGCGTGATTCCGTTTGCCGAAACCCACGTGATGGAACACGGCCTGTACGTGCTCGAAGGCAAGGCGGTTTATCGCCTCAATCAGGACTGGGTCGAGGTGGAAGCGGGCGACTTCATGTGGCTGCGCGCGTTCTGCCCGCAGGCATGCTATTCGGGTGGCCCTGGCCGCTTCCGTTACCTGCTGTACAAGGATGTGAACCGTCACATGAACCTGACGCTGAACCCGTCGCGTTAA
- a CDS encoding metal/formaldehyde-sensitive transcriptional repressor produces MAHTIRDKAKLLARVRRIQGQAAALEKQLAEEGDCTAILQQIAAIRGAVNGLMAAVIEGHLTDHVVKEPAEAQRQEDLDAVMQVIKSYLK; encoded by the coding sequence ATGGCCCATACCATCCGCGACAAAGCCAAGCTGCTGGCGCGCGTACGGCGTATCCAGGGGCAAGCCGCCGCGTTGGAAAAACAACTCGCCGAAGAGGGCGATTGCACGGCCATCCTGCAGCAGATTGCGGCCATTCGCGGCGCCGTCAACGGGTTAATGGCGGCGGTCATCGAGGGCCACCTGACGGATCACGTGGTGAAGGAGCCCGCCGAGGCCCAACGCCAAGAAGATCTCGACGCGGTGATGCAAGTGATCAAGTCGTACCTGAAGTAG
- the tam gene encoding trans-aconitate 2-methyltransferase, which translates to MTTPHDWYAKQYVQFEDERTRPVRDLLAAVPPTPIHIAIDIGCGPGNSTEALMARAPAAAVRGIDASADMIQAARKRLPEVRFDVADIAAWDEPGAYDLILANAVLQWLPAHDTLFPKLVGKLAAGGHLAVQMPDNLDEPAHRLMREVAAAGPWAGKLRGVERTERFDARRYYALLSPLCSRVDVWRTTYMHPLQGGADAVVEWFKGSALRPFLTALSEDERPAFLARYRDMIAQAYPALDDGTVLLPFPRLFIVATRK; encoded by the coding sequence GTGACGACCCCACACGATTGGTACGCAAAGCAGTATGTGCAATTCGAGGATGAGCGCACGCGGCCGGTCCGGGACCTGCTCGCCGCGGTGCCGCCCACGCCCATCCATATCGCCATCGATATCGGCTGCGGGCCGGGCAATTCAACGGAAGCGCTGATGGCGCGTGCGCCCGCCGCAGCCGTTCGCGGCATCGACGCCTCGGCCGACATGATTCAAGCCGCACGCAAGCGCCTGCCCGAGGTGCGCTTCGATGTCGCCGACATTGCTGCGTGGGATGAGCCCGGCGCGTATGACCTGATCCTCGCCAATGCGGTGCTGCAATGGCTGCCGGCGCACGACACGCTGTTTCCGAAACTCGTTGGCAAGCTTGCGGCGGGTGGCCACCTGGCCGTGCAGATGCCGGACAACCTCGACGAACCGGCGCACCGCCTGATGCGCGAAGTGGCTGCTGCGGGGCCATGGGCCGGCAAGCTCAGGGGCGTGGAGCGCACGGAGCGCTTCGATGCGCGCCGCTATTACGCACTGCTGTCGCCGCTGTGCTCGCGCGTCGACGTGTGGCGCACCACGTACATGCATCCTCTGCAAGGCGGCGCCGATGCGGTGGTCGAATGGTTCAAGGGCAGCGCGCTGCGGCCATTCCTCACCGCGCTGAGCGAGGACGAGCGACCCGCATTCCTCGCCCGCTATCGCGACATGATTGCCCAGGCCTATCCGGCTCTCGATGATGGCACGGTGCTGCTGCCGTTCCCCCGGCTGTTCATCGTAGCCACGCGCAAGTAG